In Streptomyces liangshanensis, the DNA window CGTACCGCGCGGGCCACCGGGCTCACCCGCGCCCAGGCCATCCGCCGGCACGCCCTGCGGGCCGCGCTCATCCCCACCGCGACGTCCGTGGCGTTCAGCGTCCCGGCCGTCTTCACCGGGGCCGTCATCACCGAGACGATCTTCGGCTGGAACGGCATGGGCCGGTACTTCATCCAGACGATCAGCAAGAACGACGTCCACGGCACCGTCGCCACGGCCGCCTTCGCCGCCGCCCTCACCGCCGTCGGCGCGATCCTCGCCGACATCGCCACCGTCTTCCTCGACCCGAGAGTGCGGGTGAGCTGACGTGACCGCACAGACCGGTACGGGCGTCCCGACCCCGGCGCCGACCCCCCTGCCGCTCCCCGCGCCCACCGACCGCCGGCCGCTCGGCCTCGGCCGGCTCTACCTCCGCCGCTTCCTGCGCAACCGGCTCGCCGTCGCCGGCGTGGTCATCTTCCTGCTGCTGGTGCTCTTCGCCGCCTTCGGCGACCTCTTCACGTCGTACGCGTACTCCGACGCCGACTTCACCGCCCTCACCCAACCGCCCGGCGCCGCCCACTGGTTCGGCACCAACCAGGGCGGCAACGACATCTACGCCTCCGCCGTCCACGGACTGAGGCGCTCGCTCGTCATCGCCCTCAGCGTCTCCGTCCTGACCGTCGTCGTCGCCGCGGTCGTCGGCTCCGGCGCCGCGTACTTCGGCGGCCGTACGGAGAAGGCGACCCTCGCGGTCATCCACTTCCTGCTGATCGTCCCCTCCTTCCTCATCCTCGCCCTCGTCTCCCACCGCCTCGCCGGCGACTGGCGGGTCCTGATCGCCGTGCTGACGGTGTTCGGCTGGATGTCCACCGCGCGCGTGATCTGGTCCGTGTCGACCTCGCTGCGGGAACGGGACTACGTGACGGCCGCCGAGTTCATGGGCGTCAGCCCGGCGCGCGTCATCCTGCGCCACATCATCCCCAACCTCGGGTCCCTGCTGATCCTCAACCTGACGCTCGGCGTGGTCGCGACCGTCCTCAGCGAGACCGCCCTGTCGTTCCTCGGCTTCGGCGTCCAGACCCCCGACGTCTCCCTCGGCACGATGCTCGCCGACGGCGCGAGCACCCTCACCAGCGCCCCCTGGCTCTTCGCCTTCCCCGCGGGCCTGGTCGTCCTCCTCACGGTGTCGATGTCCTTCGTCGGCGACGGGCTGCGCGACGCCCTCGACCCCACCTCGGCCAACGGCGCGGCGGGAGGCCCCCGATGACCCTTGTCACCCCGGTGCCGGGCGGCCCCGCCCGCCCCGACGGCACCACGCCCGTGCTGTCGGTACGGGACCTGAGGATCTCGTTCCCCTCCGAGGCCGGCCCCGTCGAGGCGGTGCGCGGCATCAGCTTCGACCTCCTGCCCGGCCGTACCCTCGGCATCGTCGGCGAGTCCGGCTCGGGCAAGTCCGCGACCGCCATGGGCGTCATGGGCCTCCTGCCGCCCTCCGCCGACCTGAGCGGCCAGGTGCTGCTCGGCGGCCGCGACCTGGTCGGCCTCGGCGACAAGGCGCTCTCCGGGGTACGGGGCCGCTCCCTCGGCATGGTCTTCCAGGACCCGCTCTCCGCCCTCACCCCCATCTTCTCCGTGGGCCGGCAGCTCTCCGACGCCCTGCGCGTCCACCAGGACCTGACCAGGCGGGCCGCCTGGGACCAGGCCGTCGAACTCCTCGACCTCGTCGGCATCCCCGACCCGCGCGAGCGCGCCAGGGCCTTCCCGCACGAGTTCTCCGGCGGGATGCGCCAGCGCGTCGTGATCGCCCTGGCCATCGCCAACAAGCCGGCCGTCCTCGTCGCCGACGAACCCACCACCGCCCTCGACGTCACCGTCCAGGCCCAGATCCTCGACGTCCTGCGCCTCGCCAGGCAGGAGACCGGCGCCGGCCTCGTCCTGATCACCCACGACCTCGGGGTGGTCGCCGGCCACGCGGACGACGTCGCCGTCATGTACGCCGGACGGTTCGTCGAACGGGCCGGCGTCGCCGAGCTGTTCCGCCGCCCGACCATGCCGTACACCGCGCGGCTGCTCGCCGCCGTACCGACCGTCGACGCCGGTACGCGCCGGCCGCT includes these proteins:
- a CDS encoding ABC transporter permease, with amino-acid sequence MPLPAPTDRRPLGLGRLYLRRFLRNRLAVAGVVIFLLLVLFAAFGDLFTSYAYSDADFTALTQPPGAAHWFGTNQGGNDIYASAVHGLRRSLVIALSVSVLTVVVAAVVGSGAAYFGGRTEKATLAVIHFLLIVPSFLILALVSHRLAGDWRVLIAVLTVFGWMSTARVIWSVSTSLRERDYVTAAEFMGVSPARVILRHIIPNLGSLLILNLTLGVVATVLSETALSFLGFGVQTPDVSLGTMLADGASTLTSAPWLFAFPAGLVVLLTVSMSFVGDGLRDALDPTSANGAAGGPR